From one Mytilus trossulus isolate FHL-02 chromosome 10, PNRI_Mtr1.1.1.hap1, whole genome shotgun sequence genomic stretch:
- the LOC134688183 gene encoding uncharacterized protein LOC134688183 yields MGNWFNKSYQNTVKCNVCETIDADNHCNTCLFNLCQDCVHDHFKNRLSKRRKYKHDIVAFSQKQTMIQSPVCQQHKFVRCMRFCKQCQIPVCQECGLTGDHQSHITLNLSSYINDRYHEINKHNANLESKVIPEFKQNISRIENAISDTTTAYDELNKSIQNHRENCHRNIDDIFDRYQSEADDIRKEDISALYSYQSHDNTCLTQSYFILQRNRDILNSADINEVVNYRHKKGDNISEFEIEHPNFETKPVDWKKLYFEKIVPTKACNLPGDQFWVCGQDNMIARINMNGEVLETVGLPRSEHANDISSTNNGELIFTEGNSGKVTIIKEGRTETYIDVGPQWYPRGLHCTKSGDVLVTMSDNSYTNYKIVRYTDGKRAQEIQNYDNGKPLFHPGLGILFVTENKNGDICVSDTNGRVIIVLNEFGNFKFNYNSSKAFCDYSQLTAFEPGCIVTNSRCQMFFTVQNLIFVVNHKGHFVQCIDNCHLTMASALCLDYTERICVGEFDKTNLKIIKHR; encoded by the exons ATGGGTAATTGGTTTAACAAATCATACCAGAATACTGTTAAATGTAATGTTTGTGAAACCATCGATGCTGACAATCATTGcaatacctgtttgtttaatctTTGTCAAGATTGCGTTCATGATCATTTCAAAAACAGATTGAGTAAAAGAAGGAAATATAAACATGACATTGTGGCTTTTTCACAGAAACAAACCATGATACAATCCCCAGTATGTCAACAACATAAGTTTGTGAGATGCATGAGATTTTGCAAACAATGTCAAATACCCGTATGTCAAGAATGTGGATTAACTGGCGATCATCAAAGTCACATAACACTGAATCTTTCCAGTTACATCAATGATCGATAccatgaaataaataaacataatgcTAATTTGGAGAGTAAAGTTATACCAGAATTTAAACAGAACATTTCAAGGATAGAGAACGCAATCTCTGACACCACAACTGCCTATGACGAACTGAATAAATCTATCCAGAATCATAGAGAAAATTGTCACAGAAATATTGATGACATTTTTGACAGATATCAGAGCGAGGCAGATGATATAAGGAAAGAAGATATATCTGCACTGTATAGTTATCAATCACATGATAATACATGTTTAACacaatcatattttattttacaaagaaataGAGATATTTTGAATTCAGCAGATATTAACGAAGTTGTCAATTATCGTCACAAAAAAGGAGACAATATTtctgaatttgaaattgaacaCCCTAACTTTGAAACGAAACCCGTTGATTGGAAGAAGTTATACTTCGAAAA GATTGTACCCACTAAAGCATGTAACTTACCGGGAGATCAGTTTTGGGTTTGTGGACAGGACAATATGATTGCGCGCATAAATATGAATGGAGAAGTTCTAGAAACAGTTGGCCTGCCAAGAAGTGAACATGCAAATGACATTTCTAGTACAAACAACGGGGAATTAATCTTCACAGAAGGGAACTCTGGCAAGGTTACCATCATTAAAGAAGGAAGGACAGAAACTTATATAGACGTAGGTCCTCAGTGGTACCCGAGGGGTCTACATTGTACAAAATCAGGGGATGTTTTAGTTACCATGTCTGATAACAGTTATACGAATTATAAAATCGTCCGGTACACAGATGGAAAAAGAGCTcaagaaattcaaaattatgataATGGAAAACCTTTGTTTCATCCCGGTCTCGGAATTTTATTTGTAACCGAGAACAAAAATGGAGACATTTGTGTTTCAGATACGAATGGACGcgtaataattgttttaaacgAATTcggaaatttcaaatttaattacaaCTCTTCCAAGGCATTTTGTGATTATTCACAATTAACAGCGTTTGAACCAGGATGTATAGTAACAAACAGTAGGTGTCAAATGTTTTTCACTGTACAAAACTTGATATTTGTCGTCAATCATAAAGGACACTTTGTACAGTGTATTGATAATTGCCACCTGACAATGGCGTCTGCTCTGTGTTTGGACTACACGGAAAGAATTTGTGTCGGAGAGTTTGataaaaccaatttgaaaatcattaaGCACAGataa
- the LOC134688579 gene encoding zinc finger protein 836-like — protein MESDSLIPLEDPKSDIYKEVHIEMMTTGNSSTEVDMAGALNASAALSASAALKITESTSEHSTAHKTPQELDSMVTKSRDETTNGEGEHLLDFVCKDDSAQDINIDSVNHGNTESLTSSITMETGNTEISNNTDSIIPDTLKENHDLSPLENLENVTTSEALKQTQISASLDIEMSENETPSMSITPMADQIRPETFIDGIEKFVNFVSKEGLAKKMNDSVSPVSKERNDLAKDTISDDTSPTGKSTLGASKEKTVATSSSSIDNIKTEKQDIEEEEEDDVDADLKSYALAVNDMLDSEVEVSANSNELDSEIQTVVVSNTDAGQLTMTFTDNAVGRFETIGKSEDKVAGDPLAEGLKPLRKSHRPKRRRVYEDFEQTDTSAIDYVVEQVSKAIEEDQEFMKMSAPSTSKSKRKNPSPRKAKLTVEEVYESDTNEDSDGDLNKDILKVRMAKCDICNKHFLDKKKLEEHRRRHNRERKTQLDYPCVVCGKVFLKREHWRRHVKIHDDVRPYSCTDCDKTFRRKEHVKRHMLIHSGEKPFECMYCHQFYQRADHLKKHVQQHMKGTYQERRRKGNEEETTPERTSKRRKPTTKAAKLVAQSRRNKHKQEDEEEEQHYSDGLSDDEMYTA, from the coding sequence ATGGAAAGTGACAGCTTAATACCTTTGGAAGACCCAAAGTCTGACATTTATAAAGAAGTTCACATAGAAATGATGACCACTGGTAATTCCTCCACTGAGGTCGATATGGCTGGAGCATTGAATGCATCAGCTGCTCTTAGTGCTTCCGCTGCTTTGAAAATCACAGAAAGTACAAGTGAACACAGTACTGCACACAAAACCCCCCAGGAATTAGATTCCATGGTTACCAAGAGTAGAGATGAAACAACAAATGGCGAGGGAGAACACTTATTGGATTTTGTCTGTAAAGATGATTCAGCTcaagatataaatatagatagtGTTAATCATGGTAATACAGAATCACTAACATCTTCTATTACCATGGAAACTGGCAATACAGAAATTTCAAATAACACAGACTCAATCATACCTGATACTTTGAAGGAAAACCATGACTTGTCTCCATTGGAAAACTTAGAAAATGTAACAACTTCTGAGGCTCTGAAGCAAACACAAATATCTGCATCTTTAGATATAGAAATGTCCGAAAATGAAACTCCCTCTATGTCAATTACTCCCATGGCTGACCAAATAAGACCTGAAACTTTTATCGATGGCATTgaaaaatttgtcaattttgtttccAAAGAAGGTCTTGCAAAAAAGATGAATGATTCAGTATCTCCTGTTTCAAAAGAGCGTAATGATTTAGCAAAGGATACTATTTCTGATGATACCAGTCCTACTGGCAAAAGCACCCTTGGTGcttcaaaagagaaaacagtTGCCACTTCCAGTTCTAGCATTGATAACATTAAAACTGAGAAACAGGACATAGAGGAGGAGGAGGAAGATGATGTAGATGCTGATTTGAAATCCTATGCTCTAGCCGTCAATGACATGCTTGACAGTGAAGTGGAAGTTTCCGCTAATTCTAACGAacttgattcagaaatacaaaCCGTAGTTGTCTCCAATACTGATGCTGGACAACTAACGATGACTTTTACTGATAATGCTGTCGGCAGATTTGAAACAATTGGAAAAAGCGAAGACAAAGTTGCAGGTGATCCGTTGGCTGAAGGTTTGAAACCTCTCAGAAAAAGTCACAGACCAAAGAGGCGAAGAGTGTATGAAGATTTTGAGCAGACTGATACCAGTGCCATTGATTATGTGGTTGAACAAGTCAGTAAGGCTATAGAGGAGGACCAAGAGTTTATGAAAATGTCAGCACCTAGCACATCAAAGTCCAAACGAAAAAATCCATCACCAAGAAAAGCTAAGTTGACCGTTGAGGAAGTTTATGAAAGTGACACAAATGAAGACAGCGATGGTGACCTTAATAAAGATATTCTCAAGGTCAGAATGGCTAAGTGtgacatctgtaacaaacatttCCTAGATAAGAAAAAATTAGAGGAACATAGAAGGAGGCATAATAGAGAACGTAAAACTCAATTAGATTATCCATGTGTTGTCTGTGGCAAGGTATTCCTAAAACGTGAGCACTGGCGTCGTCATGTTAAAATCCATGATGATGTGCGACCCTACTCGTGTACTGATTGTGACAAAACTTTCCGTCGAAAAGAGCATGTCAAACGACACATGTTAATACATTCTGGTGAGAAGCCTTTTGAATGCATGTATTGTCATCAGTTTTATCAACGTGCTGATCATCTGAAGAAACATGTACAACAGCACATGAAAGGTACATACCAAGAGAGGAGAAGGAAAGGTAACGAAGAAGAGACAACACCAGAGCGTACCTCAAAACGAAGAAAACCAACAACTAAGGCAGCTAAACTTGTAGCACAGAGTCGTAGGAATAAACATAAACAGGAAGATGAGGAGGAAGAGCAGCATTATTCTGATGGGTTGTCGGATGATGAAATGTATACGGCATAG